One Vigna unguiculata cultivar IT97K-499-35 chromosome 7, ASM411807v1, whole genome shotgun sequence genomic region harbors:
- the LOC114192105 gene encoding squamosa promoter-binding-like protein 1, giving the protein MEARFGAEAYHFFGVGASSDLRGVGKRSSEWDLNDWRWDGDLFIASRLNPVPADGVGVGQQFFPLGSGIPVVGGPSNSSSCSEELDPRDPKGNKEGDKKRRVIVLEDDGLNEEAGPLSLKLGGHASAGVDREVASWDGMNGKKSRVSGSTSNRAVCQVEDCSADLSKAKDYHRRHKVCEMHSKASRALVGNAMQRFCQQCSRFHMLQEFDEGKRSCRRRLAGHNKRRRKTNHEPVPSGSSLNDDQTSSYLLISLLKILSNMHSDRSNQTTDQDLLTHILRSLASQNGEQGGKSISNLLQEPENLLREGGSSKKSEMVSTLFSNGSQGSPTVTRQHEAVSMAKLQQQVMQAHDARASDQQITSSIKPSMSNSPPTYSEARDSTAGQIKMNNFDLNDIYIDSDDGMEDLERLPVSTNLVTSSLDYPWAQQDSHQSSPPQTSGNSDSASAQSPSSSSGEAQSRTDRIVFKLFGKEPNDFPLVLRAQILDWLSHSPTDMESYIRPGCIVLTIYLRQAEASWEELCYDLTSSLNRLLDVSDDTFWRNGWVHIRVQHQMAFIFNGQVVIDTSLPFRSNNYSKILTVSPIAVPASKKAQFSVKGVNLIRPATRLMCALEGKYLVCEDAHMSMDQGSNEPDELQCVQFSCSVPVMNGRGFIEIEDQGLSSSFFPFIVVEEDVCSEICTLEPLLEISETDPDIEGTGKVKAKNQAMDFIHEMGWLLHRSRLKLRMVHLNSTVDLFPLKRFKWLIEFSMDHDWCAAVKKLLNLLLDGTVNTGDHPSLYLALSDMGLLHKAVRRNSKQLVELLLRYVPENISDELGPEVKALVDGENKTFLFRPDVVGPAGLTPLHIAAGKDGSEDVLDALTNDPCMVGIEAWKNARDSTGSTPEDYARLRGHYAYIHLVQKKINKRHGAAHVVVEIPSNTTESNTNQKQNESSTSFEIGKPAVRFSQGHCKLCDSKISCRTAVGRSLVYRPAMLSMVAIAAVCVCVALLFKSSPEVICMFRPFRWETLDFGTS; this is encoded by the exons ATGGAGGCTAGATTTGGTGCGGAAGCTTATCATTTTTTTGGCGTGGGTGCTTCGTCGGATTTGAGGGGTGTGGGGAAGAGGTCCTCGGAGTGGGACTTGAATGATTGGAGATGGGATGGCGATCTGTTCATAGCAAGCCGGTTGAATCCAGTGCCAGCGGATGGTGTGGGAGTGGGACAGCAGTTTTTCCCTCTAGGGTCTGGGATCCCGGTGGTTGGAGGTCCCTCCAACAGTTCTTCCTGCTCTGAGGAACTAGATCCTAGGGATCCCAAGGGGAACAAGGAAGGGGACAAGAAAAGGAGAGTTATTGTGCTGGAGGATGATGGTTTGAATGAGGAAGCGGGTCCTCTTAGTTTAAAGCTTGGTGGGCATGCTTCTGCAGGGGTGGATAGGGAAGTTGCGAGCTGGGATGGTATGAATGGGAAGAAGAGTAGAGTATCTGGAAGTACTTCAAATCGAGCTGTTTGTCAGGTGGAGGACTGCAGTGCTGATCTGAGCAAAGCTAAGGATTATCACAGACGACATAAAGTTTGTGAGATGCATTCCAAGGCCAGTAGGGCACTTGTCGGAAACGCAATGCAGAGATTCTGTCAACAATGTAGTAG GTTTCACATGCTTCAAGAGtttgatgaaggaaagagaaGCTGCAGAAGACGCTTGGCGGGACATAATAAACGAAGAAGGAAAACTAATCACGAACCTGTTCCTAGTGGAAGTTCATTAAATGATGATCAGACTAGTAGCTATCTGTTGATAAGTTTATTGAAGATACTTTCAAATATGCACT CTGACAGGTCAAATCAGACTACAGATCAGGATCTACTAACTCATATTCTGAGGAGTCTTGCTAGTCAGAATGGCGAGCAAGGGGGCAAGAGCATTTCTAACCTTTTGCAAGAACCAGAGAATTTGTTGAGAGAAGGTGGTTCATCAAAGAAGTCAGAGATGGTGTCAACTTTATTCTCCAATGGTTCTCAAGGCTCCCCAACTGTTACAAGACAGCATGAAGCTGTGTCCATGGCTAAACTGCAGCAACAAGTAATGCAGGCACATGATGCTAGGGCCTCTGATCAGCAAATTACATCTTCTATAAAGCCTAGCATGTCAAACAGTCCTCCGACCTACTCAGAAGCCAGAGACAGTACTGCTGGACAGATCAAGATGaataattttgatttgaatGACATATATATTGACTCAGATGATGGTATGGAAGATCTAGAAAGATTGCCTGTCTCAACAAACCTTGTAACTAGCTCTCTTGATTACCCATGGGCACAACAAGATTCTCATCAGTCAAGTCCACCTCAAACAAGTGGAAATTCTGATTCTGCTTCTGCCCAGTCTCCTTCTAGTTCCAGTGGAGAAGCTCAG AGTCGCACAGATCGAATTGTTTTTAAGCTCTTTGGTAAAGAGCCAAATGATTTTCCTCTTGTACTTAGAGCACAG ATTCTTGACTGGTTATCTCACAGTCCTACTGATATGGAGAGCTACATAAGGCCCGGTTGTATTGTTTTGACCATTTATCTGCGTCAGGCTGAGGCTTCGTGGGAGGAA CTTTGCTATGATCTGACTTCCAGTTTGAATAGGCTGTTGGATGTCTCTGATGACACTTTTTGGAGAAATGGATGGGTTCACATCAGGGTGCAGCATCAGATGGCCTTCATTTTTAATG GTCAAGTTGTCATAGATACTTCCTTACCCTTCAGAAGTAACAACTATAGCAAGATTTTGACTGTTAGTCCAATTGCTGTGCCAGCATCAAAGAAAGCTCAATTTTCTGTTAAGGGTGTCAACCTGATACGCCCTGCCACTAG GTTAATGTGTGCTTTAGAAGGGAAATATCTGGTCTGTGAAGATGCTCATATGTCAATGGATCAGGGCTCCAATGAGCCTGATGAACTTCAGTGCGTCCAGTTTTCTTGTTCTGTCCCTGTGATGAATGGAAGAGGATTTATTGAG ATTGAGGACCAGGGTTTGAGTAGCAGCTTTTTTCCTTTCATTGTTGTGGAGGAGGATGTTTGCTCAGAAATCTGTACACTTGAGCCTCTTCTAGAAATTAGTGAAACTGACCCTGATATTGAAGGGACTGGAAAAGTTAAAGCCAAAAATCAAGCCATGGATTTTATTCATGAAATGGGTTGGCTTCTGCACAGAAGCCGGTTGAAATTAAGGATGGTTCACTTGAACTCTACCGTTGATCTCTTTCCATTGAAACGGTTCAAGTGGCTTATTGAGTTTTCCATGGATCATGATTGGTGTGCAGCAGTGAAAAAACTTCTAAATCTATTGCTTGATGGAACTGTAAACACAGGAGATCATCCTTCCTTGTATCTTGCACTTTCAGATATGGGACTCCTTCACAAAGCTGTACGAAGAAATAGCAAGCAGTTAGTGGAGTTGCTTTTGAGATATGTTCCTGAGAATATTTCAGATGAACTAGGACCTGAGGTCAAGGCTCTAGTTGATGGAGAGAACAAGACCTTCTTGTTTAGACCTGATGTTGTGGGTCCAGCTGGTTTGACACCACTCCATATAGCAGCTGGGAAAGATGGTTCCGAGGATGTGCTCGATGCTTTAACTAATGATCCTTGCATG GTTGGAATTGAAGCATGGAAAAACGCTCGTGACAGCACAGGCTCTACACCCGAGGATTATGCACGTTTACGTGGTCACTATGCTTATATTCACTTGGTGCAGAAGAAAATTAACAAGAGACATGGAGCAGCTCATGTGGTTGTTGAAATTCCAAGTAACACGACAGAGAGCAATACAAACCAGAAGCAAAATGAGTCATCCACTAGCTTTGAGATTGGAAAGCCTGCAGTTAGGTTTAGCCAAGGGCATTGTAAACTCTGTGACAGTAAAATTTCCTGCAGAACCGCAGTAGGTAGGTCTTTGGTGTACAGACCTGCGATGCTCTCAATGGTAGCCATAGCTGCAGTATGTGTCTGTGTGGCCCTTCTGTTTAAGAGCTCTCCTGAAGTAATATGTATGTTCCGACCCTTCAGATGGGAAACTTTGGACTTTGGAACAAGCTAA